One Bacteroidota bacterium genomic region harbors:
- a CDS encoding acyltransferase, whose protein sequence is MPRKIKSGLIQMSLPKTEGEGTIPEIVEAMVQKHIPLIEEAGKKGVQILCLQEIFNTPYFCPGQDKAWYESAETVPGPTTDRMAEYAKKYNMVIIVPIYEKEQAGVLYNTAAVIDADGKYLGKYRKNHIPHTSGFWEKFFFKPGNLGYPVFQTKYAKIGVYICYDRHFPEGARILGLNGAEIVYNPSATVAGLSQYLWKLEQPAHAAANGYFMGCINRVGEEKPWNLGKFYGSSYFVDPRGQIFSQASEDKDELLIADFDLDMIEEVRSTWQFYRDRRPETYGRMTEL, encoded by the coding sequence ATGCCTCGTAAAATTAAATCCGGATTAATCCAAATGTCCCTCCCCAAAACAGAAGGCGAAGGAACAATTCCTGAAATCGTGGAAGCAATGGTGCAAAAGCACATTCCTCTCATCGAAGAAGCGGGAAAAAAAGGAGTACAAATTCTTTGCCTCCAGGAAATTTTCAATACACCTTATTTCTGTCCGGGACAAGATAAAGCCTGGTATGAATCAGCCGAAACGGTTCCGGGGCCAACAACAGATCGAATGGCAGAGTATGCAAAAAAGTACAACATGGTCATCATCGTTCCGATTTATGAAAAGGAACAAGCCGGCGTACTTTACAATACAGCTGCTGTAATTGATGCCGATGGAAAATACCTCGGCAAATACCGCAAGAACCACATTCCTCATACATCCGGATTTTGGGAAAAATTCTTCTTCAAACCAGGGAACCTTGGTTATCCGGTGTTCCAGACAAAGTATGCAAAGATTGGTGTATATATTTGTTACGACCGTCACTTCCCTGAAGGCGCACGCATTCTTGGATTGAATGGCGCAGAAATCGTTTACAATCCTTCAGCTACTGTTGCCGGACTCTCACAGTACCTCTGGAAACTAGAACAACCTGCACATGCCGCAGCCAATGGTTATTTTATGGGCTGTATCAACAGAGTAGGTGAGGAGAAGCCATGGAATCTTGGCAAGTTCTACGGTTCTTCGTATTTCGTGGATCCGCGCGGACAAATATTTTCGCAGGCATCTGAAGATAAAGACGAACTCTTGATCGCCGACTTTGATCTCGATATGATAGAAGAAGTCCGTTCCACCTGGCAATTCTATCGCGACCGCCGCCCGGAGACTTATGGCCGCATGACAGAACTTTGA
- the hydA gene encoding dihydropyrimidinase: MSLLIRNGRIITSSEDYIADIYTEGETIKAIGKNLSMKADEEIDASGKMIFPGGIDPHVHLDMPFMGTFSSDNYETGTLAALHGGTTMVIDFILQTQGKSLRHALEQWQGRSNGNCYGDYSFHMAVTDFNDQTKAEVKEMIEKEGISSFKTFMAYKGALMIDDRQMVGLMQEVKKQGGMVTVHATNGDMIDYLVAKHRSEGKLAPLYHYLSQPEITEAEASGRFADMANYTGVPAYIVHMTCEGALNHVRDAARRNQQVFVETCIQYLVLDATLYEKDFDGAKYVMSPPLREKKDQAALWAGINQGTVLVVATDHCPFKWEQKKMGEKDFSKIPNGHPAIEHRMELLFSEGVNKGRISLNRYVEVSSTNSAKLFGMYPKKGTIGIGSDADLIIFDPNQKHKISVNSHHMNVDYSAYEGWELTGKCKTTILRGQVAVDNGKVRINKGYGQFVKRNKVSGII; encoded by the coding sequence ATGTCACTACTTATCAGAAACGGCCGAATCATCACTTCATCTGAAGATTACATCGCGGATATATACACCGAAGGAGAAACCATCAAAGCGATCGGGAAAAATCTTTCCATGAAAGCTGATGAAGAAATCGATGCATCAGGAAAAATGATTTTCCCGGGAGGCATCGATCCTCACGTGCATCTCGATATGCCTTTCATGGGCACATTTTCTAGCGATAATTACGAAACAGGAACACTGGCTGCTCTCCACGGCGGAACTACCATGGTGATTGATTTTATCCTTCAGACACAGGGGAAATCTTTACGCCATGCGCTTGAACAATGGCAGGGCCGATCGAATGGAAATTGTTATGGTGATTATTCATTTCACATGGCTGTGACTGATTTTAATGATCAGACAAAAGCGGAAGTAAAAGAAATGATCGAGAAAGAAGGAATATCATCCTTTAAAACCTTCATGGCTTACAAAGGGGCTTTGATGATTGACGATCGCCAGATGGTTGGTTTGATGCAGGAAGTGAAAAAACAAGGCGGGATGGTTACTGTTCACGCAACCAACGGCGATATGATTGATTACCTAGTGGCGAAACACAGATCGGAAGGAAAGCTCGCGCCATTGTATCACTATCTCTCCCAACCAGAAATCACCGAAGCCGAAGCCAGCGGCCGTTTTGCCGACATGGCCAATTATACCGGAGTGCCCGCATACATTGTACACATGACCTGCGAGGGAGCTTTGAATCATGTTCGTGATGCAGCAAGAAGAAACCAACAGGTTTTTGTCGAGACATGTATTCAATATCTTGTCCTGGACGCGACTCTTTATGAAAAAGATTTTGACGGCGCCAAATATGTAATGAGTCCGCCTCTGCGTGAGAAAAAAGATCAGGCTGCATTGTGGGCAGGAATCAACCAGGGCACTGTTCTGGTGGTCGCGACGGACCATTGTCCGTTTAAATGGGAACAAAAGAAAATGGGAGAAAAAGATTTCTCTAAAATTCCAAATGGTCACCCCGCTATTGAACACCGCATGGAATTGTTATTCTCTGAAGGTGTAAACAAAGGCAGAATCAGCCTGAATAGATACGTTGAAGTGAGTTCAACCAATTCCGCGAAACTCTTTGGCATGTATCCAAAGAAAGGAACCATTGGAATCGGCTCGGATGCAGACCTTATCATCTTTGATCCAAATCAAAAACACAAAATTTCCGTGAATTCGCATCACATGAATGTTGACTACAGCGCTTACGAAGGATGGGAGCTCACCGGTAAATGCAAAACAACTATCTTGCGCGGACAAGTAGCCGTCGACAACGGAAAAGTCCGTATCAACAAAGGCTACGGACAATTTGTAAAGCGTAACAAAGTCTCGGGGATAATTTAG
- a CDS encoding NCS1 family nucleobase:cation symporter-1, producing the protein MSSSETEQRNSSLYSEDLAPVPQEKRTWNTWNYAALWISMSLCIPTYMLASSLIEGGMNWWQAILTIFLGNTIVLIPMILNGHAGAKYGIPFPVFARASFGVTGANIPAMLRAIVACGWFGIQTWIGGYAIYLMIKCWYPGIENLPQIFPTSFGLQTGPAITFFLFWFLNMWVVYLGVDSIKKLLVFKAFFLPLAALALLFWAISAGHGLGPILAQPSKFQTSAEFWNYFFPGLTGMVGFWATLSLNIPDFTRYAKSQKAQIMGQAIGLPPSMTLFSFIGVVVTSATFIIYGETIWDPLVLAGKFSSKLLVSIAMISVTISTLATNIAANIVSPANDFSNLSPSKINFRTGGYITGVIGILIFPWKLIADPNGYIFTWLIAYSSLLGPIGGIMIADYYFIRKQKLNLIDLYKSVGEYSFNKGYNRIAIIALLCGILPNVPGFFTTIKVMDVGTVWPWIAHLYNYAWFVGFLVSGIVYYLGMAKTVAGSRRN; encoded by the coding sequence ATGTCTTCATCGGAAACAGAACAACGTAACTCCTCCCTCTACAGCGAAGATCTCGCACCTGTTCCCCAGGAAAAGAGAACCTGGAACACATGGAACTACGCCGCACTGTGGATCAGCATGAGCCTGTGTATTCCAACATACATGCTCGCCAGTTCATTGATCGAAGGAGGGATGAACTGGTGGCAAGCCATCCTCACAATTTTTCTTGGCAATACAATTGTTCTGATTCCGATGATTCTCAACGGTCATGCCGGAGCAAAGTATGGAATTCCATTCCCTGTTTTTGCCAGAGCGAGCTTCGGGGTGACCGGAGCGAATATTCCAGCTATGCTTCGGGCAATAGTTGCATGTGGTTGGTTTGGAATACAGACATGGATCGGTGGTTACGCGATTTATCTGATGATCAAATGCTGGTATCCCGGCATTGAAAATCTTCCTCAGATATTTCCTACTTCCTTCGGTTTGCAAACCGGACCCGCTATCACATTCTTTTTATTCTGGTTTCTGAACATGTGGGTTGTTTACCTCGGCGTCGACAGCATAAAAAAATTACTTGTCTTCAAAGCATTTTTTCTCCCGCTTGCGGCACTTGCACTTTTATTCTGGGCGATTTCAGCAGGACATGGTCTCGGCCCTATTCTCGCCCAGCCTTCGAAATTTCAAACGAGTGCTGAGTTCTGGAATTATTTTTTCCCCGGACTCACAGGTATGGTAGGATTCTGGGCCACATTGTCATTGAATATTCCTGATTTTACTCGTTATGCTAAAAGTCAGAAAGCCCAGATCATGGGACAAGCAATCGGATTGCCACCTTCCATGACATTATTTTCTTTTATTGGTGTGGTGGTTACTTCGGCTACCTTTATTATTTATGGAGAAACAATTTGGGATCCGCTGGTACTTGCAGGAAAATTTTCCAGTAAATTGCTTGTGAGCATCGCGATGATATCCGTGACCATTTCAACTCTTGCTACTAATATCGCCGCGAACATTGTGAGTCCGGCGAATGATTTTTCCAACCTATCCCCATCAAAAATTAATTTCCGAACGGGAGGATACATCACAGGTGTAATCGGTATCCTCATTTTTCCCTGGAAACTCATCGCGGATCCAAACGGATATATTTTCACCTGGCTCATCGCGTATTCCAGTTTGCTCGGACCTATCGGCGGAATCATGATAGCGGATTATTATTTTATCCGAAAACAAAAGCTAAACCTGATTGATTTGTATAAATCCGTTGGAGAATATTCATTCAACAAAGGTTATAACAGAATCGCCATCATCGCACTCCTTTGTGGAATTCTCCCGAATGTTCCCGGCTTCTTTACAACAATAAAGGTGATGGATGTTGGGACAGTATGGCCCTGGATCGCTCATCTCTACAATTATGCATGGTTCGTCGGATTTTTAGTTTCGGGAATCGTGTATTATCTTGGGATGGCAAAGACTGTGGCTGGCAGCAGACGAAATTAA
- a CDS encoding FAD-dependent oxidoreductase, with protein MSEYKAPSTEKEFEENFAPLKPLMNSTEAYYESSRCLFCYDAPCVNACPTGIDIPLFIRQINSANAIGAAKTIYDSNYFGYACGKVCPTEVLCEGACVYNHQDVKPIEIGRLQSYATRQAIRTKKQLFTPGKSNGKKVAIVGAGPAGISCACELRMLGFAVDIFEAKKQSSGLTVHGVAPYKISNKEALEEMAYLEMQFGYTVKYDSSILTKEDVASLEKSYDAVFLGIGLGLTSGLKIKGEDQENCFGAVEFVEELRKKHHAINVPKKVIVLGGGNTAMDAASESARMGAELVILAYRRSKEEMGAYEFEYDLAKGTGVKGMFNVAPLEIRGDGKVNGVQFIRTKTENGKVENIPGSEFFVECDWVIKATGQSKQLEFLKNINGLEMDKKGCIVVNKENGQTNNPKYFAAGDAVSGGQEVVNAAADGRKAAHGIKSYLGL; from the coding sequence ATGTCCGAATACAAAGCGCCCTCCACCGAAAAAGAATTCGAAGAAAATTTTGCACCGCTGAAGCCATTGATGAATTCAACGGAAGCATATTACGAAAGCTCACGTTGTCTTTTTTGCTACGATGCTCCCTGCGTGAATGCCTGTCCGACCGGTATTGATATTCCGCTGTTCATCCGGCAAATTAATTCCGCCAATGCTATCGGTGCTGCGAAGACAATCTACGATTCGAATTACTTTGGTTACGCTTGTGGAAAAGTGTGTCCGACAGAAGTTCTTTGTGAAGGCGCTTGTGTTTACAATCATCAGGATGTGAAACCAATTGAAATCGGTCGTTTGCAAAGTTACGCGACACGCCAGGCTATCCGTACAAAGAAACAACTGTTCACTCCGGGAAAATCAAACGGAAAAAAAGTCGCTATCGTTGGTGCCGGACCGGCAGGGATATCTTGCGCATGTGAATTAAGAATGCTCGGATTTGCTGTGGATATATTCGAAGCAAAAAAACAATCATCTGGACTTACAGTTCACGGTGTTGCACCGTATAAAATTTCAAATAAAGAAGCCCTTGAAGAAATGGCTTATCTTGAAATGCAATTTGGATACACTGTGAAATACGATAGTTCGATCCTTACTAAAGAAGATGTTGCATCACTTGAAAAGTCTTATGACGCTGTTTTTCTTGGAATCGGACTTGGACTAACTTCAGGTCTGAAAATTAAAGGCGAAGATCAGGAGAATTGTTTTGGCGCTGTTGAGTTTGTTGAAGAGCTCAGGAAGAAACATCATGCCATAAATGTTCCGAAAAAAGTAATTGTTCTCGGCGGAGGAAATACTGCCATGGATGCCGCTTCTGAAAGTGCACGTATGGGCGCGGAACTTGTCATTCTCGCTTATCGTCGCAGCAAAGAAGAAATGGGTGCCTATGAATTTGAATACGATCTTGCCAAAGGTACCGGAGTGAAAGGCATGTTCAATGTCGCCCCTCTCGAAATTCGTGGTGATGGCAAAGTGAACGGAGTTCAGTTTATCCGTACAAAAACTGAAAATGGCAAAGTGGAAAATATCCCGGGATCAGAATTTTTTGTAGAATGTGATTGGGTGATCAAAGCAACCGGCCAGTCTAAACAACTTGAGTTTTTGAAAAACATCAATGGATTGGAAATGGACAAAAAAGGATGTATTGTCGTGAACAAAGAAAATGGCCAGACAAATAATCCGAAATATTTCGCTGCCGGTGATGCAGTGAGCGGAGGCCAGGAAGTTGTCAATGCTGCCGCCGATGGACGCAAAGCCGCTCATGGAATCAAATCCTACCTTGGATTGTAA
- a CDS encoding aminotransferase class III-fold pyridoxal phosphate-dependent enzyme, which yields MSTATITKKDEILNNNLDYTLFSWSKQKGISPLAIQRGEGVYLYDYDGKRYIDFSSGLMNVNIGHANQRVTKAVTDQMQQVSYVTPSCVTEVRGELGKKLAEISPGNLTKTLFTVCGATAIENAIKLARLYTGKHKIIARYRAFHGASYGAMTAGGDPRKLAADSQQIPNIVHVEDPYCYRCPWGKEINSCERECVSHIERVIQFEGPENVAAILMEGESGSSGCIKYPPDYLKKVRALCDKYGILLIADEVMSGFGRTGKWFGVDVHGVVPDMIATAKGITAGYLPLGALIVSDKIADHFNDRPLMLGLTYSAHAVCCAAGLEVLKIYEDENMIENAAEMGKYVESRVEALKQKHPSIGDFRTTGLLGCIELVKNRKTKEPMAPFNAKPDEMVVMNKVAAKIKELGMYTFVRWNYIFIAPPLCITKEQIDEGLAIISQAISIADEHVN from the coding sequence ATGTCAACAGCTACGATCACCAAGAAAGACGAAATTTTAAATAATAACCTCGATTACACGCTCTTCTCCTGGAGTAAACAAAAAGGTATTTCTCCGCTTGCTATCCAGCGCGGGGAAGGTGTGTATCTGTACGATTATGACGGAAAAAGGTACATCGACTTTTCTTCAGGTTTGATGAATGTCAATATTGGTCACGCCAATCAACGCGTTACCAAAGCTGTTACTGATCAAATGCAGCAAGTGAGTTATGTAACACCAAGCTGTGTTACAGAAGTTCGTGGAGAGCTGGGTAAAAAGCTTGCGGAAATTTCTCCGGGTAATCTGACCAAAACATTGTTCACCGTTTGTGGTGCCACCGCGATTGAAAACGCGATTAAGCTGGCTCGCTTATATACAGGAAAACACAAAATCATTGCTCGTTACCGTGCATTTCATGGTGCATCTTATGGAGCGATGACAGCCGGTGGAGATCCACGCAAATTGGCTGCCGACTCCCAGCAGATCCCGAATATTGTGCACGTCGAGGATCCTTATTGTTATCGTTGTCCATGGGGAAAAGAAATTAACTCCTGCGAACGTGAATGTGTGAGTCACATCGAAAGAGTCATTCAGTTCGAAGGGCCGGAGAATGTCGCGGCGATACTCATGGAAGGAGAAAGTGGTTCTTCCGGTTGTATTAAATATCCACCGGATTATTTGAAAAAAGTGCGGGCACTTTGTGATAAATATGGTATTCTGCTTATTGCGGATGAAGTGATGAGTGGTTTTGGCCGTACCGGTAAATGGTTTGGTGTGGATGTGCACGGTGTCGTTCCGGATATGATCGCAACCGCGAAAGGAATCACTGCCGGCTATCTGCCTTTGGGAGCATTAATTGTTTCGGATAAAATTGCGGATCATTTCAATGATCGTCCGCTCATGCTTGGATTAACTTATTCCGCTCACGCTGTTTGTTGTGCAGCCGGATTGGAAGTCTTGAAAATCTACGAAGACGAAAACATGATTGAAAATGCAGCCGAGATGGGGAAATATGTTGAAAGCAGAGTAGAAGCTCTCAAACAAAAACACCCAAGCATCGGTGATTTCCGTACAACAGGATTATTGGGCTGTATCGAACTGGTGAAAAATCGCAAGACAAAAGAACCCATGGCTCCTTTCAATGCAAAACCGGATGAAATGGTTGTGATGAACAAGGTTGCAGCGAAGATCAAAGAACTCGGCATGTACACGTTTGTGCGCTGGAACTATATCTTTATCGCTCCGCCATTGTGCATTACAAAAGAACAAATCGACGAAGGTCTTGCCATCATCTCACAGGCTATCTCCATCGCCGACGAACATGTAAACTAA
- a CDS encoding four helix bundle protein translates to MRDKSDNVVEAKSYQFALSIIMVYKQLTQEKKEFVLSKQLVRSGTSVGSNVREATSAESKRDFVHKLSIALKEAREAGYWLELLKDSEYIGNEVFLKVNAECNEVVKIISSIILTTKSRYLQEEESDYNLPDMSIYDSQI, encoded by the coding sequence ATGAGAGATAAATCAGATAATGTTGTAGAAGCTAAATCATATCAATTTGCTTTGTCAATTATCATGGTGTATAAGCAATTAACACAAGAGAAAAAGGAGTTTGTGCTTTCGAAACAACTTGTTCGATCTGGAACTTCTGTTGGATCTAATGTACGGGAGGCAACAAGTGCCGAATCAAAAAGGGACTTTGTTCACAAGTTGAGTATTGCATTAAAGGAAGCAAGAGAGGCGGGCTATTGGTTGGAATTATTAAAAGACAGTGAATACATTGGCAACGAAGTTTTCCTAAAAGTTAATGCAGAATGTAATGAAGTTGTAAAAATAATAAGTAGTATTATTCTAACTACTAAATCCAGATATTTACAGGAAGAAGAGAGTGATTACAATCTACCCGACATGAGTATATATGATTCACAAATTTGA